Proteins encoded together in one Bacteroides ovatus window:
- a CDS encoding AAA family ATPase has protein sequence MSKECTLADFTDIFDYSTGWFSDSSICSLFYQIFKRFPSMKMVKYKVNQDFLKEIKELYQQDDAFDIFEHVYCNHFENEKEEEEEEEDNTSTKELYDCIVICKKNLMIGYFDNCVKIVYSNIDKEEINQINQICENHKKENEKLNNLFIVTYSHNYFSLKQSQVNEPAIQIDRHYNDDFVPVAAEIENFLLEDNKSGLIILHGKQGTGKTTYIRHLINLGKKRMIYMSGDLVDKLSDPSFITFIRQQKNSIFIVEDCEELLSSRNGGNRMNAGLVNILNISDGLLSDELCIKFICTFNAPLKDIDEALLRKGRLAARYEFKDLTTDKVNQLIKEESLDIPEQTHPMTLAEIYNYEGMDFSQGRKRVGF, from the coding sequence ATGAGTAAAGAATGCACACTCGCAGATTTCACAGATATTTTTGATTACTCCACAGGATGGTTCAGCGACAGTAGCATTTGTAGTCTATTCTATCAGATATTCAAACGATTCCCTTCCATGAAAATGGTAAAATATAAAGTAAACCAGGATTTTCTGAAAGAAATCAAGGAACTTTATCAGCAAGATGACGCGTTCGATATATTCGAGCATGTGTACTGCAATCATTTTGAAAATGAAAAAGAAGAAGAGGAGGAAGAAGAAGATAATACATCTACAAAAGAGTTATACGACTGTATCGTTATCTGCAAAAAGAATTTGATGATCGGCTATTTTGATAATTGCGTAAAGATTGTCTATTCCAATATCGACAAGGAGGAAATCAATCAGATCAATCAGATTTGCGAAAACCACAAGAAGGAAAATGAGAAACTTAACAATCTATTTATAGTAACATACTCTCATAACTACTTCAGCCTGAAACAATCGCAAGTTAATGAACCTGCTATTCAGATTGATCGTCACTATAACGATGATTTTGTTCCCGTAGCTGCCGAGATCGAAAACTTTCTGCTGGAGGACAACAAAAGCGGATTAATCATTTTGCATGGAAAACAGGGTACAGGAAAAACGACTTATATCCGCCACCTTATCAATCTTGGAAAAAAGAGAATGATCTATATGAGTGGAGACCTGGTAGATAAACTTTCGGATCCGAGCTTTATCACTTTCATCCGCCAACAAAAGAATTCTATCTTCATCGTAGAGGATTGCGAAGAACTATTGTCAAGCCGCAACGGAGGCAACCGTATGAATGCCGGCTTAGTCAACATACTGAATATTAGCGACGGGCTATTGAGCGATGAATTGTGTATCAAATTTATCTGCACCTTTAATGCTCCATTAAAAGATATCGACGAAGCATTGCTTAGAAAAGGACGTCTGGCTGCCCGATACGAGTTTAAAGACCTGACTACTGATAAGGTTAATCAACTAATCAAGGAAGAAAGCCTGGATATTCCCGAACAGACACACCCCATGACACTGGCTGAAATCTATAATTACGAAGGAATGGATTTCTCCCAGGGAAGAAAACGGGTAGGATTCTAA
- a CDS encoding winged helix-turn-helix domain-containing protein, whose product MDKTIVGNNAGKVWYALKEIGEISIPELARRLNLSVESTALAAGWLARENKICIQRKNGLIALSDESAFPFSFG is encoded by the coding sequence ATGGATAAAACAATTGTAGGGAACAATGCCGGAAAGGTCTGGTATGCCCTGAAAGAAATTGGTGAAATTTCAATACCTGAATTGGCGAGAAGATTAAACCTAAGCGTAGAAAGTACAGCATTGGCCGCCGGTTGGTTGGCACGAGAGAACAAAATTTGTATCCAACGGAAAAATGGATTAATTGCTTTATCTGATGAAAGCGCTTTTCCCTTCAGCTTTGGATAA
- a CDS encoding GyrI-like domain-containing protein, whose protein sequence is MQQKKTTKEEYQKCVNVVVEYIIQHLGEDIDLKSLARISNFSPFYFHRIMKAFLGEPIGTFIVRTRTEAAARLLRYSDIPIADIAYRIGYASPSSLSKVFKQFYGISPLEYRNNKNFVIMKPAIIRPDLELKKEIRNVSERNVIYIRLTGDYKLNDYGGTWGRLFQFIKEQKLPMGDFSPLCIYHDDPKVTPAEKLRTDVCMVMPVKVAPKSDVGFKVIPAGRYAIFLYKGPYDNLQAVYDTIYGKYLPEMECTIRDEASAERYLNNPCDTPPEELLTEIYIPVE, encoded by the coding sequence ATGCAACAGAAAAAAACAACGAAAGAGGAATATCAAAAGTGCGTAAATGTTGTAGTGGAATACATCATCCAACATTTAGGAGAAGATATTGATTTAAAATCTCTGGCCAGAATTTCAAACTTTTCTCCTTTTTACTTTCACCGGATCATGAAAGCTTTTCTCGGTGAACCGATTGGTACGTTTATTGTCCGGACGCGGACAGAAGCTGCCGCACGCCTACTCCGCTACTCGGATATTCCGATTGCTGACATCGCCTACCGGATTGGTTACGCATCCCCTTCTTCATTATCGAAAGTGTTCAAGCAATTTTATGGCATTTCACCTTTAGAATATAGAAACAATAAAAACTTTGTAATTATGAAACCAGCGATTATCAGGCCAGACCTGGAACTAAAAAAAGAGATCAGAAATGTCTCCGAACGGAATGTGATTTATATCCGCCTTACAGGCGACTACAAACTGAATGATTACGGTGGCACTTGGGGCCGTTTATTCCAATTCATCAAAGAACAAAAACTGCCGATGGGAGATTTCAGCCCGCTTTGCATCTACCACGATGATCCGAAAGTGACGCCAGCCGAGAAACTGCGTACAGACGTATGCATGGTAATGCCTGTAAAGGTTGCCCCCAAAAGTGATGTGGGATTCAAGGTTATCCCAGCCGGACGTTATGCTATTTTCCTTTATAAAGGCCCGTATGACAATCTGCAAGCTGTGTACGATACGATTTACGGAAAGTATCTGCCCGAAATGGAATGTACGATACGTGATGAAGCCAGTGCTGAACGCTATCTGAACAATCCATGTGACACTCCCCCCGAAGAGTTGTTGACGGAGATCTATATTCCGGTAGAATAA
- a CDS encoding VOC family protein, whose product MKKLIAFFEIPATDFRRAVDFYETVLGVQLPTFECETEKMACFTEEGETVGAISYASNFDFLPSTHGVLIHFNCEDIEQTLEKVLLKGGKVVIPKTKIEADDKGWFAVFTDSEGNRIGVYAEK is encoded by the coding sequence ATGAAAAAATTAATTGCATTTTTTGAGATTCCTGCTACCGATTTCCGTCGGGCTGTCGATTTTTACGAAACTGTGTTGGGTGTGCAACTTCCGACTTTTGAATGTGAAACAGAGAAAATGGCTTGTTTCACGGAAGAAGGTGAAACCGTCGGTGCTATTTCTTATGCTTCAAATTTCGACTTTCTTCCTTCAACGCATGGCGTACTTATCCATTTCAACTGTGAGGATATTGAACAAACGTTGGAAAAAGTGCTTCTGAAAGGAGGGAAAGTTGTCATTCCCAAAACAAAGATTGAGGCAGACGATAAAGGATGGTTTGCCGTATTCACGGATAGTGAAGGAAACAGGATTGGCGTCTATGCTGAAAAATAA
- a CDS encoding helix-turn-helix domain-containing protein has translation MQSFQLIKPCFALAPYIRHYWILQDDSIAPVSERTLPIGCMQLVFHKGKQLLLLGESELQPQSFISGQSVGFSDVMSTGRIEMITVVFQPYAVKALFHIPSHLFRGQTVDIDAMEDVELSDLVKQVTDTSDNAVCIRLIEQFFLRRLYTLPEYNLKRMSAVFHEINLRPQINISHLSETACLSSKQFGRIFADYVGTTPKEFIRIIRMQRALSMLQQDATIPFVQVAYECGFSDQSHMIKEFKLFSGYTPAEYLSVCAPYSDYFSEL, from the coding sequence ATGCAATCATTTCAACTGATAAAACCCTGTTTTGCACTGGCTCCCTATATACGGCATTACTGGATATTGCAAGACGACTCAATAGCTCCTGTCTCCGAACGGACTCTGCCTATTGGCTGCATGCAACTGGTATTCCATAAAGGGAAACAACTTCTTTTGTTGGGCGAGTCGGAGCTGCAACCCCAATCCTTTATTTCCGGACAATCGGTCGGTTTCTCGGATGTGATGTCTACAGGCAGGATAGAGATGATTACTGTTGTTTTTCAACCTTATGCGGTAAAAGCATTGTTTCATATACCCAGTCATTTGTTCCGTGGGCAGACTGTAGATATCGATGCGATGGAAGATGTAGAACTGTCGGATTTAGTGAAACAGGTCACGGATACTTCTGATAATGCAGTTTGTATTCGGTTGATAGAGCAGTTTTTTCTTCGTCGTTTATACACTCTTCCCGAGTATAATCTCAAGCGGATGTCTGCTGTCTTTCATGAAATAAACCTCCGGCCGCAAATCAATATTTCTCATTTGTCGGAAACAGCCTGTTTGAGCAGTAAGCAGTTTGGGCGTATCTTTGCCGATTATGTTGGCACTACTCCCAAGGAATTTATTCGTATTATCCGTATGCAACGGGCGTTATCCATGCTGCAACAGGATGCTACGATTCCTTTTGTACAAGTGGCTTATGAATGTGGCTTTTCCGATCAGTCTCACATGATAAAGGAATTCAAACTCTTTTCCGGTTATACCCCTGCGGAGTATCTTTCTGTATGCGCCCCTTATTCCGATTATTTCTCTGAACTCTAA
- a CDS encoding DUF6845 domain-containing protein, translating to MKKNILLFGALIGAFLLVSCSGGNKKQAASSVTPEELDNASKVINYYHTSLIVLRHVANAKDVNAVLGYMEQTGKVPEVSPIAPPEVSARDTAELMDPGDYFNIQVRQNLKQSYRGLFSARAQFYDNFNKFLSYKQAKETAKAGKLLDENYRLSVEMSEYKQVIFDILSPLTEQAEKELLADEPLKDQIMAMRKMSGTVQSIMNLYSRKHVLEGARIDVKMAELKKELEAAKKLPAVTGYDEEQKNYYSFLSSVESFMKDMQKARDKGAYSDADYNAMSEAYEYGLSVI from the coding sequence ATGAAGAAGAATATCTTATTGTTTGGAGCACTGATAGGTGCTTTCTTATTGGTTTCCTGTTCGGGAGGAAACAAGAAACAGGCTGCGTCCTCCGTCACTCCGGAGGAATTGGATAATGCCAGTAAAGTGATAAACTATTATCATACATCGCTCATCGTGTTGAGGCATGTAGCTAATGCAAAAGACGTAAATGCGGTCTTGGGATATATGGAACAGACAGGAAAAGTTCCTGAAGTATCTCCGATAGCACCGCCTGAAGTATCTGCCAGAGACACTGCGGAATTGATGGATCCGGGAGATTACTTTAATATACAAGTCCGTCAGAATCTGAAGCAGAGTTATAGAGGACTTTTCAGTGCACGGGCGCAATTCTATGATAATTTTAATAAGTTTCTCTCTTACAAGCAGGCCAAAGAGACAGCCAAGGCTGGCAAACTCTTGGATGAAAACTATCGGCTAAGTGTAGAAATGTCCGAATATAAACAAGTGATTTTTGATATTCTAAGCCCTCTCACGGAACAGGCTGAAAAAGAACTTCTTGCCGACGAACCGTTGAAAGATCAAATCATGGCTATGCGTAAGATGTCCGGCACTGTGCAAAGCATAATGAATCTTTATTCCCGCAAACATGTACTGGAGGGTGCTCGCATTGATGTGAAGATGGCAGAATTGAAGAAAGAACTCGAAGCTGCAAAGAAACTTCCTGCTGTCACAGGCTATGATGAAGAGCAAAAGAATTATTATAGCTTCCTGTCTTCTGTGGAATCGTTTATGAAAGATATGCAGAAAGCAAGAGATAAAGGCGCATATTCCGATGCAGATTACAATGCGATGTCGGAAGCCTACGAATATGGACTTTCCGTTATCTAA
- a CDS encoding cupin domain-containing protein gives MEQSFQKGVVLHLASLIEYTEGGVISKQLIKSPAGNITLFSFDKGEGLSEHRAPFDALVQVLEGVVNITVNGTLFTVKAGESIVFPANAPHALTAVERFKMLLTMIKE, from the coding sequence ATGGAACAATCATTTCAAAAAGGAGTTGTGCTCCATTTGGCTTCTCTCATTGAATATACTGAAGGAGGCGTTATCAGCAAACAGTTAATCAAAAGTCCGGCAGGAAATATCACTTTATTTTCTTTTGATAAAGGAGAAGGGTTAAGCGAACATCGTGCCCCGTTTGATGCGCTCGTGCAGGTATTGGAAGGGGTAGTGAATATTACTGTAAACGGAACTCTGTTCACCGTAAAAGCAGGAGAAAGTATCGTATTTCCGGCGAATGCGCCGCATGCCCTTACAGCAGTGGAGAGATTTAAGATGCTGTTGACTATGATTAAGGAATAA
- a CDS encoding DUF1848 domain-containing protein, translated as MIISASRRTDIPAFYSQWFFNRIKEGYVLVPNPYHPKMISKISLSPAVVDCFVFWTKNPAPMLNQLEKLQDYNYYFQFTLNPYGEKLENHLPSINKRMDTFKKLADKIGRERVIWRYDPILTNEEYNVSFHQEAFARIADELKDHTAKCMLGFIDHYQHIRNSVRLFNIHPLTQEEIEEMAVSFKKTIDVYPDIQLDTCTVKVDLRHLGIPSGLCIDKDLIEKIIGYPILAQKDKNQRNICNCIESIDIGTYESCLNGCIYCYAIKGNYNTAVYNRRKHDKNSPLLIGHLSEDDIVKEREMKSLRDNQYSLF; from the coding sequence ATGATAATCAGTGCCAGCCGCCGGACAGATATTCCGGCATTCTATTCCCAGTGGTTTTTCAACCGGATTAAAGAAGGATATGTATTAGTGCCCAATCCATATCATCCGAAAATGATTAGCAAGATCTCTCTATCTCCTGCTGTAGTAGATTGCTTTGTTTTCTGGACCAAGAACCCGGCACCTATGCTCAACCAACTGGAGAAATTGCAGGATTACAACTATTACTTCCAATTTACACTTAACCCCTACGGAGAAAAGCTGGAAAATCATTTGCCCTCCATCAATAAACGAATGGATACCTTTAAAAAGCTGGCTGATAAAATCGGCAGGGAAAGGGTGATCTGGAGATATGATCCGATACTGACAAACGAGGAATACAATGTTTCTTTCCACCAGGAAGCATTTGCCCGGATTGCCGACGAACTCAAAGACCACACTGCCAAATGTATGCTGGGATTCATAGATCATTACCAGCATATCCGGAACTCTGTACGGTTATTCAACATCCATCCGCTGACTCAAGAGGAAATAGAAGAAATGGCTGTCTCCTTTAAAAAAACAATCGACGTTTATCCCGACATACAGCTGGATACTTGTACTGTAAAAGTGGATTTAAGACATTTAGGTATTCCGAGCGGCCTGTGTATTGATAAGGATCTGATAGAAAAGATCATCGGTTATCCTATCCTCGCCCAAAAGGATAAAAACCAGCGTAACATCTGCAACTGCATTGAAAGCATTGATATCGGAACTTATGAAAGTTGCCTGAACGGATGTATTTATTGTTATGCCATCAAAGGCAATTATAACACGGCAGTATATAATAGGAGAAAACATGATAAAAACTCACCGCTACTCATCGGCCATTTATCCGAAGATGATATCGTAAAGGAACGGGAGATGAAAAGCCTGCGGGATAACCAATATTCGTTGTTTTAA
- a CDS encoding SDR family NAD(P)-dependent oxidoreductase translates to MNRFENKVVVITGAAGGIGEATTRRIVSEGGKVVIADHSEKRAEQLANELTHAGADVRHVYFSATELQSCKELIDFSMNEYQRIDVLINNVGGTDPKRDLSIEKLDINYFDEAFHLNLCCTMYLSQQVIPIMTANGGGNIVNVASISGLTADANGTLYGASKAGVINLTKYIATQMGKKNIRCNAVAPGLVLTPAALDNLNEDVRNIFLGQCATPYLGEPEDVAATIAFLASNDARYITGQTIVVDGGLTVHNPTVALS, encoded by the coding sequence ATGAACAGATTCGAAAATAAAGTAGTTGTCATCACCGGTGCCGCCGGTGGTATCGGCGAAGCAACCACACGCCGCATTGTCTCCGAAGGAGGCAAAGTAGTCATCGCTGACCATTCCGAGAAAAGAGCGGAGCAGCTTGCCAACGAACTCACGCACGCAGGGGCTGACGTGCGTCATGTCTATTTCTCCGCCACCGAACTCCAGAGTTGCAAAGAGTTGATTGATTTTTCCATGAATGAATATCAAAGAATAGACGTACTGATTAATAATGTAGGAGGAACTGATCCCAAACGTGACCTTAGCATCGAAAAGCTGGACATCAACTACTTTGACGAAGCATTCCATCTGAATCTCTGCTGCACGATGTATCTTTCCCAACAGGTCATTCCTATCATGACTGCCAATGGTGGTGGGAACATTGTCAACGTAGCTTCCATAAGCGGACTTACGGCTGATGCCAACGGTACTTTATACGGCGCCAGCAAAGCGGGTGTCATCAACCTGACGAAATATATCGCTACTCAAATGGGAAAGAAAAACATCCGTTGCAACGCCGTAGCTCCGGGACTGGTACTTACTCCCGCTGCATTGGACAACCTGAATGAGGATGTACGTAATATCTTCCTCGGTCAATGTGCCACTCCTTATCTGGGAGAACCGGAGGATGTTGCAGCTACCATCGCTTTTCTGGCTTCGAACGATGCCAGATACATCACTGGACAAACGATTGTGGTGGATGGCGGACTGACCGTTCATAATCCGACAGTGGCGTTATCATAA
- a CDS encoding TetR/AcrR family transcriptional regulator, producing MEKEITKNRQATEMTLITAVNDIIEESGFEGLGINAVAAKAKVSKMLIYRYFNSLDGLIAAYIQQNDYWINFDEELPDQAHLAAFIKQIFKRQIMWLRENYTLKRLYRWELTTDNKFVKELRNKREEKGIWLVEAVSKLSKHPKKEIAAMASIITAAISYLALLEENCPVYNGLKIQQESGWEELEEGINLLVDLWLQKQL from the coding sequence ATGGAAAAAGAGATTACTAAAAACAGACAGGCTACGGAAATGACCCTGATTACAGCCGTCAACGACATCATTGAAGAAAGCGGTTTCGAGGGGTTGGGGATCAATGCGGTAGCAGCCAAGGCCAAAGTTTCAAAAATGCTTATCTACCGTTATTTCAATTCGCTGGATGGACTGATAGCAGCCTACATTCAGCAGAACGACTATTGGATTAATTTCGATGAAGAGTTACCGGATCAGGCTCATTTAGCCGCATTTATCAAGCAGATATTCAAAAGACAAATCATGTGGTTACGGGAGAATTATACATTGAAACGCCTGTATCGCTGGGAACTGACAACGGACAATAAGTTTGTGAAAGAGTTGCGCAACAAACGGGAAGAGAAAGGAATCTGGCTGGTAGAGGCAGTCAGCAAACTATCAAAACATCCGAAAAAAGAGATTGCTGCTATGGCTTCCATCATCACCGCAGCCATCAGTTATCTGGCATTGCTCGAAGAAAACTGCCCGGTCTACAACGGCCTCAAGATTCAGCAGGAAAGCGGCTGGGAGGAATTGGAAGAAGGCATCAATCTATTAGTAGACCTCTGGTTACAAAAACAACTCTAA